The following proteins come from a genomic window of Labeo rohita strain BAU-BD-2019 unplaced genomic scaffold, IGBB_LRoh.1.0 scaffold_87, whole genome shotgun sequence:
- the si:ch211-149b19.4 gene encoding uncharacterized protein si:ch211-149b19.4, translated as MSYFHGSERTPRLFLMMCVLGIFPLPAEQFPVREGFNLLLYPVSVIGPYGSHTVLIPVTGTEQNAQRGQTLQANNSKISAQSVSKPLHAGNGALLPLDPGRGPATDSAPSPAPNPPESLVLQGQMSNFAPSNVPLQVYSFVQQAVISDSGSSEEGAAAQVIYMVPVGVDSPNMGVMEGTVPNPDPGHLQVPASTPAATTAARPDAQGQLGKTAGTERATQTGALGEKGL; from the exons ATGTCGTACTTCCACGGATCTGAGCGAACGCCAAGGCTTTTCCTGATGATGTGCGTGTTGGGAATCTTCCCTCTGCCGGCAGAGCAG TTCCCAGTTCGAGAGGGTTTCAATCTGCTGCTGTACCCGGTATCGGTGATAGGGCCGTACGGATCTCACACGGTTCTGATACCGGTGACCGGGACTGAGCAGAACGCACAACGCGGCCAAACTCTGCAGGCAAACAACAGCAAG ATCAGTGCTCAAAGCGTGTCCAAGCCTTTACATGCAGGTAACGGTGCACTTCTCCCGCTGGACCCTGGACGTGGCCCCGCCACAGACTCCGCCCCCAGCCCCGCCCCCAACCCACCCGAGTCTCTGGTCCTGCAGGGCCAG atGTCGAACTTTGCCCCCTCAAACGTCCCACTGCAG GTCTATTCATTTGTCCAGCAGGCTGTAATT TCAGACTCTGGCAGTTCAGAGGAAGGAGCCGCAGCTCAg GTGATTTACATGGTTCCTGTCGGCGTGGATTCGCCCAACATGGGTGTGATGGAGGGTACCGTGCCTAATCCCGACCCAGGACACCTGCAGGTCCCGGCCAGCACCCCTGCTGCGACCACTGCGGCACGGCCGGACGCTCAGGGACAGCTGGGGAAAACGGCGGGGACCGAAAGAGCTACGCAGACGGGCGCTCTGGGAGAGAAAGGCCTCTGA